In Acropora muricata isolate sample 2 chromosome 11, ASM3666990v1, whole genome shotgun sequence, one DNA window encodes the following:
- the LOC136890526 gene encoding ATP-dependent DNA helicase RecQ-like yields MAESAMADDYAIFQSEFRPVHSAYLEQKIACPDPLCKEKPVFCQKNGLQHHYRRRHPEVRFLPKIEEAAVVRMKTLHGRETRNLLEKLFENRSRQVPRDETIYSVGMPNEKVRVVAKRPNEAAKMFAMYLLHAGVLSEYSKGNKPSVITVSTASLLVNFKAWSSSNGATIILEPCFVKKAVENFVTPLLEPEVVETQVECTLSQTGDVALDTLKNVFGYEKFRGKQQEAVKAILQRNDCVVIMPTGGGKTVCYAVPGIILPGVTIVVTPLIALILDQVQRLRNVGLNVCYIVSSMKDEEKMVVCHNLSMPSPSYKFLFTTPETITTLGVQHLMQVMCKNDTIAQFVIDEAHCIDYWGFNFCPSYTSLGTLKDYGVATVALTATATDRTVQVIAQQLRLQNPIVVSQSLLRSNLHFNVVPKKSSVKDDIAILIKENFGNSCGIVYCSERKDTIEIAYTLNIKGVNATYFHGALDPFEKKETSSAWLEGRALVMCATSAFGMGIDKSNVRFVIHLTLPKSPVEYYQEAGRAGRDGAAAKCFIFFKFEDRSKQLRMISSLADNEHKNLAHENLNAMSMYCIRNDCRTKQLLQYFGESVGDCHNCDACQKADQPAGRDASEDGKSVVQCVEGMLQLGAKVTFKRVVLTFLGSKQKEVTAKKFNEIQKFGAGKGKFSFQSASKFVQLLIVRNILKENIPCSSDATSTATISIGPEARALLINDLSVKRLE; encoded by the exons atggcggaaagtgCAATGGCGGACGATTATGCAATATTCCAAAGTGAATTTAGGCCAGTTCATTCGGCATATTTAGAGCAGAAAATTGCATGTCCTGATCCACTGTGTAAGGAGAAACCTGTTTTCTGTCAAAAAAATGGTCTCCAACATCATTATAGGCGTCGCCACCCTGAAGTTCGTTTCCTTCCGAAAATTGAAGAAGCTGCCGTTGTCAGAATGAAAACGTTGCACGGCAGAGAAACAAGAAATCTCTTGGAAAAGCTCTTTGAGAACCGGTCACGACAG GTTCCCAGGGATGAAACTATATACTCGGTTGGAATGCCAAATGAAAAGGTACGAGTTGTTGCAAAACGACCAAATGAAGCAGCAAAGATGTTTGCTATGTACCTATTGCACGCTGGTGTTTTGAGTGAATACTCGAAAGGCAACAAACCTTCTGTAATTACAGTTTCTACCGCCAGCCTGTTGGTTAATTTCAAGGCATGGTCAAGTTCCAACGGCGCGACCATAATCCTGGAGCCTTGTTTTGTGAAGAAG GCGGTGGAGAATTTTGTGACCCCATTGTTGGAGCCTGAAGTGGTTGAGACACAGGTGGAATGTACACTCAGTCAGACTGGAGATGTTGCCCTGGACACTCTAAAAAATGTGTTTGGATATGAAAAATTCCGTGGCAAGCAACAAGAAGCTGTAAAAGCCATTTTACAGAGAAATGATTGTGTTGTTATAATGCCGACTGGTGGTGGAAAAACTGTGTGCTATGCAGTTCCAGGGATAATTCTTCCTGGAGTCACCATTGTTGTAACACCACTTATTGCCCTGATACTTGATCAAGTTCAGAGACTGCGCAATGTTGGACTTAATGTGTGCTACATCGTGTCAAGTATGAAGGATGAAGAGAAAATGGTTGTTTGTCACAATCTAAGTATGCCCAGTCCATCATACAAGTTCCTCTTCACTACACCTGAAACCATTACTACCTTGGGTGTTCAGCATTTGATGCAAGTAATGTGTAAAAATGATACAATTGCCCAATTTGTCATAGACGAAGCCCACTGTATTGACTACTGGGGTTTTAATTTCTGTCCAAGTTACACCAGTCTGGGGACACTAAAGGATTATGGTGTAGCCACTGTTGCCCTGACAGCCACAGCTACTGACAGAACTGTGCAAGTCATTGCACAACAGTTGCGTTTACAGAACCCAATTGTTGTCTCTCAATCACTTCTAAGGAGTAATCTTCATTTTAATGTGGTCCCCAAAAAGTCTTCTGTTAAAGATGACATTGCAATCttaatcaaggaaaattttggcAATTCTTGTGGAATCGTTTACTGCTCCGAACGAAAAGATACCATAGAAATTGCTTATACCTTAAACATTAAAGGTGTCAATGCCACCTACTTCCATGGAGCATTAGATCCATTTGAGAAAAAAGAGACTAGTTCTGCTTGGTTGGAGGGAAGAGCACTTGTAATGTGTGCCACATCTGCCTTTGGAATGGGAATTGATAAATCAAATGTTCGTTTTGTAATTCATCTGACACTGCCCAAGTCTCCTGTAGAGTATTACCAGGAAGCTGGTAGAGCTGGACGGGATGGTGCTGCAGCTAAGTGTTTTATCTTCTTTAAATTTGAAGACAGAAGCAAACAGTTACGGATGATATCTTCTCTTGCTGATAatgaacacaaaaatttggcacACGAAAATCTCAATGCAATGTCTATGTACTGCATTAGAAATGACTGTCGAACAAAACAGTTGCTTCAGTACTTTGGAGAATCAGTTGGTGATTGTCACAATTGTGATGCTTGTCAAAAAGCTGATCAACCAGCAGGCAGGGATGCTTCAGAAGATGGAAAGAGTGTTGTTCAGTGTGTAGAAGGAATGCTCCAGCTTGGAGCAAAGGTAACTTTTAAAAGAGTTGTCCTCACTTTCCTTGGATCCAAGCAAAAGGAAGTGACTGCTAAGAAATTTAATGAAATCCAAAAGTTTGGTGCAGGCAAAGGAAAGTTTTCTTTCCAGTCAGCTTCAAAGTTTGTTCAGCTTTTAATTGtcagaaacattttaaaagagAACATTCCATGCTCCAGTGATGCCACAAGTACTGCTACAATTTCAATTGGTCCTGAAGCAAGAGCTCTTCTGATTAATGATCTTAGTGTCAAGAGACTGGAGTAA